A region of the Mycoavidus sp. HKI genome:
TTGATCAATTTGGCTTGATTGTCGGGCGTGCTAGCGGGGCCACTATGGCTGGAAGCTGGGGGGTTACCCCGCCACAGTATAGGGGTAAACATAGCCACGGCGGCAAGTATGAGCGCTAATAGTGCGGTGGCCAACAATCCGAATAAGGTCTTACGTTGCATGCTGAGTTCCTTGATTTTTCTAAAATGGCGCTTTTAACTCAGTGAGGCTGGCTGCCACATGAGAGCGGCAATTTTAGTGAGCCTGCTGGAGCGGGGGCGGCATTGGGGGGCGCTGGTTGCATCGCAAGCCAGGTGGAGACAGCACGGATATCGGTATCACTAAGCTGGATAGCAACGGTATGCATGCAATCGGGAGCTGTCGCATGGCGTATCCCTGAACGCCATGCACCGAGTTGGGCGCTGATGTAATCAGCATGTAAGCCAACTAGGCCTGGAATGGCGGGCTCCATCCCGGTGAGGGCTTGACCATGGCACGCAATACAAGCGGGTACGTTTTTAGTCGAGTCCCCATTAAGAGCAATCCGCCGGCCGCGTTCAAGCTGTGATGGCGGCAAGTTGGAGAGCTCAGGCACTGGGTAGGGTGGATGTAGGTTGGCGTAATACACCGCGATTTCACGTAGATAATCGTCAGAAAGATAGGTTACGAGGTAATTCATTGGCGCATATTTACGCCGGCCTTCACGAAAATGTTTCAGCTGATTGTACAGGTAATCGGCGGGTTTGCCGGCTAAGCGGGGGAAGTAATCATTGTCGGTTCCTTCCCCTTGGTTGCCATGACAGATAGCGCAAGCTTGCACCCGCGCAGCAATCGTATCTGGGGCCCGTAGGGAAGAGGTCTCAGCATGTGCGAGATTAAATAATCCGCTGCTACTCACAACTAGGACCGCCAAAATGCGGTGAAAAATAGGTTTTAAAGCCACCCGGGACTCCGTGATATATAAACAGGGATCAACTAGGCCTGGTCTAGCCTAGCGATATGATAATTCTTTGTGGTTGCGTATTTTATCATCGAGTGATTCAGAGAGGATATTTGTATTTTTGACTCTATACCCAAATCACTATACAATATTGCCTTTTCGTGCTTAAAGCCGAAGAAATTAAACGATTAATTTATTAATGAGGTACACACAATGTACGCGGTCATAAAAACCGGTGGCAAGCAATATAAAGTTGCAGCCGGCGAAAAATTGAAAATAGAACAGATACCGGCAGACATTGGCGCAGAAGTGACTCTTGACCAGGTATTAGCAATTGGCGAAGGTGAATCAATAAGATTCGGCGCGCCACTGGTGAGTGGAGCTAGCGTCAAGGCTACCGTTGTTGCCCAAGGGCGGCATCAGAAGGTCACGATCTTCAAGATGCGTCGCCGCAAGCACTATCAAAGGCATGCTGGCCATCGGCAGAACTATACTGAAGTGCGCATTGACGCAATTAACGGTTAAAGCGGTCTAAGGAGTTACTCATGGCACATAAAAAAGCAGGCGGGTCATCACGTAATGGCCGCGACTCAGAGTCAAAACGGCTTGGCGTTAAAGTATATGGCGGCCAGGCAATCAATGCGGGCGGCATTATTGTGCGCCAGCGCGGTACGCGTATGCATCCAGGTGAGAATGTCGGCATCGGTAAAGATCATACGCTGTATGCGTTGACTGATGGTCACGTATGTTTCACAATTAAAGGCAAAGCGAGCAAAAAGATGGTCAACGTGGTTGCTGTAGCTGCTTAACGCAGACCACGTAGTCGTCCGGTTTTCCGGCTCAATGCAAAAGGCTCCGCCAGCAAGCGGGGCCTTTTGCGTTAATGCGCTCAATATAATCAGTGGTAGGCTGCGTACTGTAGCAGAGCGCTTCGCGAGGCGACGGCGGACCAAATTGTGCAAACTATGGTCAATTAGAACTACAATAGATTTGTAGCCTATTTTAGGTGAATGGGCAATTAAAGCGGGTTGAATAAAAACAATGAAATTCATTGATGAAGTGAAGATAGAAGTCTTCGGTGGCGATGGCGGTAATGGCAGCGCATCGATGCGGCGCGAGAAATTCATCCCCTTTGGCGGGCCGGATGGGGGGGATGGCGGACGGGGCGGTAGCGTCTACGCTGTTGCCGACCGTAATATTAATACTTTGATTGATTACCGCTATGCTAAAAAGCATCTGGGGGGTAGAGGCCAGAACGGACGTGGTGCCGATTGTTACGGCAAAAGCGGCGAAGATATTACGTTGCGTATGCCAGTGGGTACGATTATCACGGATCTTAACACCGGTGAAACCGTTGCAGACCTGACGGAGCACGAACAGCGCGTTACGCTTGCTCAAGGCGGGAGTGGCGGGTTAGGCAACCTCCATTTCAAATCGAGCACGAATCGCGCGCCGCGCCAAAAGACGGAAGGAAAGGAGGGCGAATGTCGGATGCTTCGTCTGGAATTGAAAATACTGGCGGATGTCGGCCTATTAGGTATGCCTAATGCGGGTAAATCGACTTTTATCGCGTCCGTTTCCAATGCTCGGCCAAAAATAGCCGACTATCCATTTACCACGCTTGCGCCTAATTTAGGCGTCGTGCGGGTCGGCCCTAGTAAAAGTTTTGTGATTGCCGATATTCCAGGTCTGATTGAGGGCGCCGCTGAAGGGGCCGGACTCGGCCATCGTTTTTTGAAGCATTTGCAGCGCACTAGCTTGT
Encoded here:
- a CDS encoding cytochrome c, with amino-acid sequence MALKPIFHRILAVLVVSSSGLFNLAHAETSSLRAPDTIAARVQACAICHGNQGEGTDNDYFPRLAGKPADYLYNQLKHFREGRRKYAPMNYLVTYLSDDYLREIAVYYANLHPPYPVPELSNLPPSQLERGRRIALNGDSTKNVPACIACHGQALTGMEPAIPGLVGLHADYISAQLGAWRSGIRHATAPDCMHTVAIQLSDTDIRAVSTWLAMQPAPPNAAPAPAGSLKLPLSCGSQPH
- the rplU gene encoding 50S ribosomal protein L21 — its product is MYAVIKTGGKQYKVAAGEKLKIEQIPADIGAEVTLDQVLAIGEGESIRFGAPLVSGASVKATVVAQGRHQKVTIFKMRRRKHYQRHAGHRQNYTEVRIDAING
- the rpmA gene encoding 50S ribosomal protein L27 — translated: MAHKKAGGSSRNGRDSESKRLGVKVYGGQAINAGGIIVRQRGTRMHPGENVGIGKDHTLYALTDGHVCFTIKGKASKKMVNVVAVAA
- the obgE gene encoding GTPase ObgE, whose translation is MKFIDEVKIEVFGGDGGNGSASMRREKFIPFGGPDGGDGGRGGSVYAVADRNINTLIDYRYAKKHLGGRGQNGRGADCYGKSGEDITLRMPVGTIITDLNTGETVADLTEHEQRVTLAQGGSGGLGNLHFKSSTNRAPRQKTEGKEGECRMLRLELKILADVGLLGMPNAGKSTFIASVSNARPKIADYPFTTLAPNLGVVRVGPSKSFVIADIPGLIEGAAEGAGLGHRFLKHLQRTSLLLHLVDMAPFDEGVDPVAEARAIVNELRKYDAQLYTKPRWLVLNKIDMVPEDLRAAQIAEFVKRFGWEGPVFGISALNGQGCEALTYAVYDYLAKHGPAGLAAEAEQLALDARFREGPPIDADDAGPL